In Prosthecomicrobium sp. N25, one DNA window encodes the following:
- the rpsA gene encoding 30S ribosomal protein S1 has protein sequence MSQLNPTREDFAALLEESYTGGELFEGTVVKGTIVAIEKDLAVIDVGLKVEGRVALKEFGVQARDGALKVGDIVEVYLDRVENALGEAVISREKARREESWTRLEEAFNKNEKVTGIIFNQVKGGFTVDLDGAVAFLPRSQVDIRPVRDVGPLMHIPQPFQILKMDKRRGNIVVSRRTVLEETRAEQRSELVQSLQEGQIVDGVVKNITDYGAFVDLGGIDGLLHVTDIAWRRINHPSEVLSIGQTVRVQIIRVNPETHRISLGMKQLEADPWEGIAAKYPVGTKFTGRVTNITDYGAFVELEPGIEGLIHVSEMSWTKKNVHPGKIVSTSQEVEVMVLEVDPVKRRISLGLKQTLANPWESFVDKHPIGSVVEGEVKNKTEFGLFVGLDGDVDGMVHLSDLDWNRPGEQVIEEFRRGDKIKAVVLDVDVEKERISLGVKQLAGDPFEKAGDLRRGSIVTCEILEVKDSGLEVKIVDTEFTTFIKRSELSRDRGEQRPERFAAGERVDARVVQFDRKTRKVQVSIKALEVAEEKEAIAQFGSSDSGASLGDILGAALKARQDGDK, from the coding sequence ATGTCTCAACTGAACCCCACCCGCGAGGATTTCGCGGCCCTTCTCGAAGAGTCCTACACCGGCGGCGAGCTGTTCGAAGGCACCGTCGTCAAGGGCACCATCGTGGCCATCGAGAAGGACCTCGCGGTCATCGACGTCGGCCTCAAGGTCGAGGGCCGCGTGGCCCTGAAGGAATTCGGCGTCCAGGCGCGCGACGGCGCCCTCAAGGTCGGCGACATCGTCGAGGTCTATCTCGACCGCGTCGAGAACGCGCTCGGCGAGGCTGTCATCAGCCGCGAGAAGGCGCGCCGCGAGGAGAGCTGGACCCGCCTCGAGGAGGCCTTCAACAAGAACGAGAAGGTCACCGGCATCATCTTCAACCAGGTCAAGGGCGGCTTCACGGTCGACCTCGACGGCGCCGTGGCGTTCCTGCCGCGCTCCCAGGTGGACATCCGCCCGGTCCGCGACGTCGGCCCGCTGATGCACATCCCGCAGCCCTTCCAGATCCTCAAGATGGACAAGCGCCGCGGCAACATCGTCGTGTCGCGCCGGACCGTCCTCGAGGAGACCCGCGCGGAGCAGCGCTCCGAGCTCGTCCAGAGCCTGCAGGAGGGCCAGATCGTCGACGGCGTGGTCAAGAACATCACCGACTACGGTGCGTTCGTGGACCTCGGCGGCATCGACGGCCTGCTGCACGTCACCGACATCGCCTGGCGCCGCATCAACCATCCGAGCGAGGTCCTCTCGATCGGCCAGACCGTGCGCGTCCAGATCATCCGCGTGAACCCCGAGACCCACCGCATCTCCCTCGGCATGAAGCAGCTCGAGGCGGATCCGTGGGAGGGCATCGCCGCCAAGTACCCGGTCGGCACCAAGTTCACCGGCCGCGTGACCAACATCACCGACTACGGCGCCTTCGTGGAGCTGGAGCCGGGGATCGAGGGCCTGATCCACGTCTCCGAGATGTCCTGGACCAAGAAGAACGTCCACCCGGGCAAGATCGTCTCCACCTCCCAGGAGGTCGAGGTGATGGTGCTCGAGGTCGATCCGGTCAAGCGCCGCATCTCGCTCGGCCTGAAGCAGACCCTGGCGAACCCCTGGGAGAGCTTCGTGGACAAGCACCCGATCGGGTCGGTGGTCGAGGGCGAGGTCAAGAACAAGACCGAGTTCGGCCTCTTCGTCGGCCTCGACGGCGACGTGGACGGCATGGTCCACCTCTCCGACCTCGACTGGAACCGTCCGGGCGAGCAGGTCATCGAGGAGTTCCGCCGCGGCGACAAGATCAAGGCCGTGGTCCTCGACGTCGATGTCGAGAAGGAGCGCATCTCCCTCGGCGTCAAGCAGCTCGCCGGCGACCCCTTCGAGAAGGCGGGCGACCTGCGCCGCGGCTCGATCGTCACCTGCGAGATCCTCGAGGTGAAGGACTCCGGCCTGGAGGTGAAGATCGTGGACACCGAGTTCACGACCTTCATCAAGCGGTCCGAGCTCAGCCGTGACCGCGGCGAGCAGCGTCCCGAGCGCTTCGCCGCCGGCGAGCGTGTCGACGCCCGCGTGGTCCAGTTCGACCGCAAGACCCGCAAGGTCCAGGTGTCGATCAAGGCCCTCGAAGTCGCGGAAGAGAAGGAGGCGATCGCCCAGTTCGGTTCGTCCGACTCGGGCGCCTCGCTCGGCGACATCCTCGGCGCGGCCCTCAAGGCCCGCCAGGACGGCGACAAGTAA